The sequence CGCACCGGATTCGCCGACGTGGATTCGCGGTATTTGCTTGCAATGAGCTCATCCGAATTCAAGATCTTGAAGTACTTGCCCAGCAGCTCGTTGCGGGCCATGGCCCGGCACACCGATTGGGCCAGGTCCACCTGGCGCTGCACCAGAGCATAGCCTTCAAGTTCAGCCTGGCGGCGTCCGATATCCAAGGAAGCCAGGATCTGGTAGTTCGGCGAGGTGGAGGTGTGGGTCATGTAGGCTTCGCGGAAGGCATTGAGGTTGCGCAACGCGAAGTCCTGGTCATAGATGTGGATCATCGATCCCTGGCGCAAGGAGGTCAGGGTCTTGTGCGTGGATTGGGTGGAGTACACCCGCAACCGGACCTTCTCCGGGTCTGGAAGCAACCTGGTCTCCAGCCACGCCTGGTCATTTTCCGGTTGATTCGAGGTTCCCGGTTCAGGCAGTGCGGCCTTCTGGGCTGCGTAGCGCTGGGCGTATTCTTCGTTTTCCAGTTCTTCTTCCAACCCTGTGGCCACCGTCATGGCGGTGCGCTGGCGGTAGACCGGGTGGAAGCCGGCGAACGCAAACCATGCCTCATCCCACAAGAAGACCAGATCCGGCTTGATGGCCAGGCATTCTTCCATCACCCGGCGCGGGTCGTAGATGATTCCGTCGAAGGTGCAATTGGTCAAGGTGAGCATCTTGACCTTGTGTAGCAGGCCTTCGCGGCGCAGTTGCAGCAGCCGACCCTTGATCTCTTCCAGAGGCACCGCACCGTACATGGAGTGCTCGTTGAGCGGGTAGGCTTCCAGGTAGCTCACGTTCGCTCCGGCCAGCACCAGGGAATAGTGGTGGGACTTGTGGCAGTTGCGGTCCACCAGCACGATATCCCCTGGGGCCAGGATCGACTGGTGCACGATCTTGTTGGCCGTGGAGGTGCCATTGGTGACGAAGTAGGTGCGGTGGCTTCCGAAAGCGCGGGCGGCCAGTTCGTGGGCCTTCTTGATGGAGCTTTGCGGATCGAGCAGCGAGTCGAGCCCGCCGGAGGTGGCGGAGGTTTCGGCCAGCAGCAGGTTCTTGCCGTAGAAGTCCACCAGATCCCGGGCCCACGGCGAGTTCTGCACCGACCCGGCCCGGGAAATCGGCATGGCGTGGAAGACCCCGCCGGGGCGCTTGGCGTACTTCTGCAACGCGTTGAAGAACGGTGTCTGGTAGCGTTCGAGCACCTCGGACACAATGGACAGGTGCAGATCCATCCGGTCGTTGCGCGAGAAGATCCGGCGGAAGCGTCCGGTGATTTCGTGGGCAATGGATTCCAGCGCCACCCCGGCGATCAGGTACACCGGTATTTCTGGGCGCAGGTCATCGAGGATGTTCTCCAGATCCAGCAAGCCTTGGATCTGCTTGGTGGATCCGAAGAAGCCATTCATGCGGCGGGCAATGAAATTCTTCAGTGTCGAGGACAGGCGCCTGCGCGTGCAGGTATCGAAGCGGGCGGTGAGCACCACTGCCTGGATGCTCGGGTTGATCAGGATGGCTGCCAGCGCATCTTCCACGCTGGGCACCACCACGAAGTTGTAGTGGAAGGGATCAGTGTGCTGGCGTTGTTCAACGATTTCTTCCTTGAAACGCTCAATCTCTTCAGTCGGCCCGTTATCCACCAAGAGGATTTCAACCATGGGGATATAGAGCTTGCCCTTGGATACGCTGGCTGCTCCGGACTCCAACGAGTCCGTTTCAGCTCCTTCGTGTCCCTCAAGATCTACGTATTGGGTCAGTGTCCTGAAGGTCTGGTTCGCTTGGTACACCAGCTTCATGGCGTCTTCGTACTGTCCGCCGGACATCAGCCTGGATACTTCGTTGAAGTATTCAATGCCGGGATTCGCCCAGTACGGTTCAATGGCCGCCAGCAGGCCTAGTAACCGTCCTGCCTCCAGCTCATGCTCTTGACGCCGATTCTCTTCTTGGTACTCCGAAGAAATCTCGCTGAGCACATAACCCAAGTGTTCCCACGCGTCTTTGCGTTTACGCCACGCACTTTCAGGCGTAGCTGTTCCTTGGTTCGTCCCAAAGGTCAACCTCTTGCTCACGGTTGCCGGTATTCCTTTCACCCTGCAGCGTTAACCGATTGTTAACAGCATGAGCGCACAGAACTCCGCTCGGTACCGTGAGACTATGCCACTTCGCAGGTTGCGCCGAACCATTTTCTCGATATTACGCATTATTTTGGTACCGCAGGCAAGTTTTCACCCGCCGTTTACCTACGCGGGCATCAACCGGTACGGGTTACCTGGATCCGGTGAATTGTTACTGAATTCTTTGTCTGGCGACTTGTTCAATCCCCGGCCGACTGCCCACCACGCTTGCGGGCTCCGAGCACCATTGAGGTGCGCAGCTGGACCATTTCGCCCCAGTTCGTCTTGGCGATGAATTCGTAAAGGTCCCGCTGGGACGGCACGGTGACGTCCACGAGCAATTGGGCATCGCCGGCCACGGCGGCCACATACCTCACCTGCGGCAAGCTGGAGAGCAAGGTTCCCAATGCGTCCACGTGGGCCGGCGAGACTTGGACCCAGAGCAGTGCTTCAACCTTGAACCCCATCAGCGCCGGGTCAACCAACGCACGAATACTGATGTGTTCGCCGCGCAGCAGTCCGTCAAGCCGGCGGGACACCGAGGTTTCGCTCATCCGCACTTGGCGCGAAATGGTCTCAATACTTGCCCTGCCGTCCTTGCGCAGCACCTCGATAATGAGATGGTCGCTCTCCCCTAGCTCCCCGGCGGGGTTCCAGGTCGTCAGCTCTCCTCCGGCACTGGGCGCCAGTGCCGTTTCCTGCGCTTCGCTCAGTTCCCCGCCACGCCAGGCGCGAATGGTCTTGAAGTATTTGAGGATCGGGTAGATCTGGATATTGCTCAGGCCTGGGGTGGCCGGAAGCTGCAGCGTCAGGATGTCCTGCAACCCGCCGTCGTAGTGCAGTTCGCTGACGACGTCACTTTCGCGGCTCTTCAGGAATAAGAGTGTAACCACCTGAAACCAACACCCCGATTCCCGGGCATGTCGCCGAGCACGAAAAAGTCGAGGTCTTCCAGAAGAATGGAAGTTACTACACTAGCCATTTTCGAAAGACCTCGACGTTGCTCAATCCTACCTTCACCGCACCAGACCTCACCACTTTCACCAATCTTGACGGCTTGGGACTGACCGCAATCGGGCAACACCTGAGCGCAGCGAAAGCCGAAATCCTCTGCCACGTCACCAACCCGATCCCTTGGTGCCAAACCTGCGGAGCAGCAGGCATTCCACGCGATACCGTCACCCGCCGCCTCGCCCACGAACCATTGGGCTGGCGTCCCACTGTCCTAGTCATCAAACACCGCCGCTACCGTTGCGCCAATTGCCAACGAGTCTGGCGTGAAGAGCTGTCCCAAGCAGTAGCGCCACGCCAGAAAATCAGCAGGACCGGGCTACGCTGGGCGCTGGTTGGACTGGTCTGCCACCACTTGTCAGTCTCCCGAATTGCCGAAGGCCTCGGCGTCACCTGGAATACCGCCAATGAGGCTGTGCTGGCTGAAGGTCAACGCTTACTGATTGATGATCCAACCCGCTTCGACGGGGTCAAAGTGCTGGGAGTCGATGAACATGTTTGGCGGCATACCCGAACCGGCGACAAATACGTCACCGTGATTGTGGACCTCACCGCGGTGCGTGACGGCACCGGTACCGCACGACTGATCGACATGGTCCCTGGAAGATCCAAAGCTGTATTCAAAACCTGGCTGGCTGATCAAGAAGAACAATGGAAACAGGGCATTGAAGTCGTCGCAATGGACGGTTTCACCGGCTTCAAAACAGCTGCCGTCGAGGAGCTACCCCACGCGGTGGAGGTGTTGGATCCATTCCATGTAGTCAAACTAGGTTCCGAGGCGCTGGACCAGACCCGGCAACGGATTCAACGTGAGCAACATGGGCGTCGAGGACGCAAGGATGACCCGCTTTACAAGTGCAGGCGAACGCTGACCACGGGACTATCCTTGGCTACGGAAAAGCAGAAGACCAAGCTTGAAGACCTGTTCAAGGAGCCGGAGTATGAGCCGGTTCAATTGGTCTGGAGCGTGTATCAGAAGATGGTGGATGCCTACCGGCAACCGAAGCCCGAGGTCGGACGGTGGGCCTTGGAGCAACTGATCAACGAAGTTGGCACGAAGGTACCGAAAGGGTTGCCGGAGCTGAAAAAGCTCGGCGGCACCCTGCGCAGGAGGAAGACGGACATTCTCGCGTACTTTGATCATATTGGTAGTTCGAATGGTCCTACCGAGGCTTTGAATGGCAGGTTGGAGCATCTGCGAGGTATCGCGTTGGGGTTCAAGAATCTGGCGCACTATATCGCCCGGTCGTTGTTGGAGACCGGTGGGTTTAGACGGCGTTTACACCCTCAATCCTGAAGAGCCACTTTCGCCGGTGACCATGTAAGTGAAGCTGGTGTCTGTTCGCGCGGACAGCGCTTGGCTGGCTACTGGGATCGTTCCCGGAGCGCAGCTCACCGACGCGATCACTGCTCCCGTACGATGGACGATCGCCGCGATCTTCACTTTGCCTTGTTCAAGCAGCGCGGAGCCGTAGCGGGCAACGGTGCGCTCCGGTTCACCAATCACCCGGGCAATCTTGCGCCAAGTCGCACGACCGTCAACCTGCAATGCGACGATAATTTGCCGTTCCAGGTCACTGAGGGTGTTTAAATCGGACATTATTCCCGCTTTCAGGCCATAATCACCATCGGCCGCCGGTGCTCCTGTGATCTATATGGAAAAAGTTCAGATTATTTCGACCAGATCCTCGAATACGAGGTGCTTTGATCGGTCCATTTGGAGGATTTGGCCAGAAATATGTCTAATCAATCCATATCTTGCCAGAGACAGTGTAATCACGGATCGTTGAACATGAAAGAGACCCACCTCACAATTATTCATTTCGGCGCTAGGAGCACACATGAATCCCCAAATCATCATGGCAGCGGGTGATCCTAATTCAACTGATATCTGGGCCCTAGCCAATTCCCCAGTTCTTTGGATCTGTGCTCTTGGCGTCTTCGCCGTCATCTTCGTGCAGTGCGTCTTGTACTCGCGTGCAGCGAAAAAAGCCGCACCGCACGTAGATATGCCGTTGAACGAAGTCAAGGAATCCTTCCGCGCTGGCATGGTCGCCTCGGTCGGACCGTCCCTGGCCGTGGTCCTCGTAGCCATCGCTCTTCTGGCTCTGTTCGGCACACCAGCTGTATTGGTCCGCATTGGCCTGATTGGTTCTGCCGCAGCAGAAACCGGATCAGCGAGCATCGCCGCAAGCACCATGGGTGCCGAACTTGGCGGAGACACCTACACCCAGCAGGTCTTTGGCGTGGCATTCATGGCAATGAGCCTGTCCGGGGCGATGTGGATGATCTCCACCTTGATCTTGACCCCGCTGATGAAAAAGGGCGGCGCCTCGATGTCCAAGCGCAACCCGGCAATGATGGCACTGATCCCCACCGCAGCCCTGCTCGGCGCATTCGCCGCACTGACCGTTGCCGAACTGCCTAAGTCGAGCATCCACGCAATTCTGGTGGGCATTTCGGCAGCCTGCATGGGCTTGTGCCTGCTGCTGTCCAAGACCTTGAATCTGAAATGGCTCAAGGAATGGGCGTTGGGCATTTCCATCATCGTCTCCATTGTCGCCGCCTACTTCCTGCACACCGCCTAAGGACCTCTCATGACTACGACACCTCAACTGACCGGCGCCGATGCGTCAATGGCGCGATTCGAGAAGCAGACTTCACGCTATGGTTCGATCACCATGAGCATTGGCCTGGCGTTCTCGCTGATTGGCCCGATCTACATCGCGTTCTTCAGCGGCCTGGATATCGACCCGTCGATGATCTGGGTGGCATTCATCGCAGTGGGTGCGACCTTCGGCGTGCTGTGGCTCGTTGAACCGCTGACCTACTTCCCGATCCTTGGTTCCGCGGCCATGTACCAGGCCTTCATGATCGGCAACATCTCCAACAAGCTCCTGCCTGCAGCGATCGTCGCGCAGTCCACCATCGGCGCGAAGCCCGGCACCAAGCGCGGGGACCTCGCAGCGGTCATGGCCATCTGCGGCGCGGCGACCGTCCACCTGACCAGCCTGCTGCTGTTCGTCGGCGTGCTGGGCACGTGGCTGGTTTCGATGATTCCCCTGGAGGTCATCGAGGTAGCCCGCCTGTACATCCTGCCTTCGCTGATGGGCGCGGTATTGGTACAGAGCATCGTGGCCATGAAGTCACTGCGGCCAACGGTTATCGCACTGGTTCTGGCCTTGATCATGAACTTCGTGGTCATGCCAGTGGCACCGAACCTGGGCATGTTCGCAACTGCGATCGTCGTCATCAGCTCCATCGTCTTCTCCTGGGTCCTGCGAGACCGCAAGAAAATCT comes from Glutamicibacter arilaitensis Re117 and encodes:
- a CDS encoding aminotransferase class I/II-fold pyridoxal phosphate-dependent enzyme, giving the protein MSKRLTFGTNQGTATPESAWRKRKDAWEHLGYVLSEISSEYQEENRRQEHELEAGRLLGLLAAIEPYWANPGIEYFNEVSRLMSGGQYEDAMKLVYQANQTFRTLTQYVDLEGHEGAETDSLESGAASVSKGKLYIPMVEILLVDNGPTEEIERFKEEIVEQRQHTDPFHYNFVVVPSVEDALAAILINPSIQAVVLTARFDTCTRRRLSSTLKNFIARRMNGFFGSTKQIQGLLDLENILDDLRPEIPVYLIAGVALESIAHEITGRFRRIFSRNDRMDLHLSIVSEVLERYQTPFFNALQKYAKRPGGVFHAMPISRAGSVQNSPWARDLVDFYGKNLLLAETSATSGGLDSLLDPQSSIKKAHELAARAFGSHRTYFVTNGTSTANKIVHQSILAPGDIVLVDRNCHKSHHYSLVLAGANVSYLEAYPLNEHSMYGAVPLEEIKGRLLQLRREGLLHKVKMLTLTNCTFDGIIYDPRRVMEECLAIKPDLVFLWDEAWFAFAGFHPVYRQRTAMTVATGLEEELENEEYAQRYAAQKAALPEPGTSNQPENDQAWLETRLLPDPEKVRLRVYSTQSTHKTLTSLRQGSMIHIYDQDFALRNLNAFREAYMTHTSTSPNYQILASLDIGRRQAELEGYALVQRQVDLAQSVCRAMARNELLGKYFKILNSDELIASKYRESTSANPVRDGLAAWDEAWQNDEFVVDPSRLTLDISRTGVDGDTFKHEYLMDGHSIQVNKTSRTSVLLMTNIGTTRSAVAHLIEVLVKIAEELERKRRLDGRVLAMGKKSAKELIPLPDFSSFAPEFSGGGGSGDMRAAYYLTYQDPATHFLSSAQIRSELMEGQRIVSAVFVTPYPPGFPVLVPGQLVTLGILDYMDRLDTREIHGYHQDLGYQVFTHEAMAQLQPRK
- a CDS encoding Lrp/AsnC family transcriptional regulator; translation: MVTLLFLKSRESDVVSELHYDGGLQDILTLQLPATPGLSNIQIYPILKYFKTIRAWRGGELSEAQETALAPSAGGELTTWNPAGELGESDHLIIEVLRKDGRASIETISRQVRMSETSVSRRLDGLLRGEHISIRALVDPALMGFKVEALLWVQVSPAHVDALGTLLSSLPQVRYVAAVAGDAQLLVDVTVPSQRDLYEFIAKTNWGEMVQLRTSMVLGARKRGGQSAGD
- a CDS encoding ISL3-like element ISAar19 family transposase, which translates into the protein MLNPTFTAPDLTTFTNLDGLGLTAIGQHLSAAKAEILCHVTNPIPWCQTCGAAGIPRDTVTRRLAHEPLGWRPTVLVIKHRRYRCANCQRVWREELSQAVAPRQKISRTGLRWALVGLVCHHLSVSRIAEGLGVTWNTANEAVLAEGQRLLIDDPTRFDGVKVLGVDEHVWRHTRTGDKYVTVIVDLTAVRDGTGTARLIDMVPGRSKAVFKTWLADQEEQWKQGIEVVAMDGFTGFKTAAVEELPHAVEVLDPFHVVKLGSEALDQTRQRIQREQHGRRGRKDDPLYKCRRTLTTGLSLATEKQKTKLEDLFKEPEYEPVQLVWSVYQKMVDAYRQPKPEVGRWALEQLINEVGTKVPKGLPELKKLGGTLRRRKTDILAYFDHIGSSNGPTEALNGRLEHLRGIALGFKNLAHYIARSLLETGGFRRRLHPQS
- a CDS encoding AsnC family transcriptional regulator; translation: MSDLNTLSDLERQIIVALQVDGRATWRKIARVIGEPERTVARYGSALLEQGKVKIAAIVHRTGAVIASVSCAPGTIPVASQALSARTDTSFTYMVTGESGSSGLRV
- a CDS encoding DUF5058 family protein, which produces MNPQIIMAAGDPNSTDIWALANSPVLWICALGVFAVIFVQCVLYSRAAKKAAPHVDMPLNEVKESFRAGMVASVGPSLAVVLVAIALLALFGTPAVLVRIGLIGSAAAETGSASIAASTMGAELGGDTYTQQVFGVAFMAMSLSGAMWMISTLILTPLMKKGGASMSKRNPAMMALIPTAALLGAFAALTVAELPKSSIHAILVGISAACMGLCLLLSKTLNLKWLKEWALGISIIVSIVAAYFLHTA